The genomic interval aaaaatatttaacttaaaatttgtcaaaatttgaaagaatttttcttttaaaattaaatgtttttcttttaaagcttttgaaattttattttagatattctttcttttatttaactatttgaCCAGTTGGCCACAGCTAGAACACCGACCTTGAAGCTTTTTTCTGATGAAGGAACACTCCGTGACTTCCCATAGTAATTTTGTAGAAACAAATGCCATATACTAGTGCCAGAACATCTCTATTCCCACTCTCCCCTTAAAgcacttttttcacttaattatgTTTTATGTGACCACTTTcaacctcttctctctcctcccatttCTTAAGGCTGAATGGTCACTAGTtagtattcttttctttcctcttagaGACCCATAGGCCATGGTAAAATAGGTTCTTTATATCAAGGTGCTAATTGTCATATATGGGCTGTTGTCCTTGTCCACTTCAGGTAGCTTTTGGTGACACATCAAGAGGTGCTCTTTGTTGTATGGGTATTGTCATTGTCCATTCCAGGGAGGTTTCTGTGTCACTTCAGGATCCTtgcctattcatttattttacttttttctggcAAGTGGTCTGATATGACTAGTCTTTCTCTAGACCCTGTTTGTGATAAAACAGTAAATATCCTTCACTGTAGAGTAAGTCCTCAATGGTAGCCTTGGTGATGACAGCATCATCACAGCTGAACCACTGGTCCTTTTGTTGCCGGATAAAGCTGGTGTAGTGTCCACTTTCCAAAGTTCCATGGTGATTAATCACTGCAAATAAGGAATACTTATTCTCAATGGATGCATGATCTGTTGATGGCTGGCCTTCTTTCATTCTGCTCTCTTTAGTGGAGGCCAAAAACGGAGTCATGTCCAGCTCCAAGGGAAAGGAGATAAAAGTATTAATCTTTCGTCTCTGTTTGCCTACATGTTCAAACCGCTTGAGATGAAAACAGGCCACAATGGGTAATTTCTTCATTGTGAGCTGTTTGGTAGATTCCTGGTAGCTTTGGCAACTACTGCACTTGATTTTGGCACTGCTTCCTAGATGCTCTGGCCTTGTAAACCATTGTAAGCAGTCTGTGAGTGAGGGGATTCCTGGTATGTGGTCATCCCTACTCACTGTGCTGTCAACCCTTTCTGGGCTCTGGGAACTGAATGTggcacaagagccaggcaagtccAAACTGATGTCCCAGCATGGGTCTATTGTGGTGGAAACAGTATGGCAAACTTGACATGTGACATCTGACTGCAAACCACCTGTAAATATTTGGTCTATGATGCAGTTACAGCAGTTGGGGTTATTGGCCTCCTGCCCAACACTATCATCCTTGCTATGTCTATGCAGCACGTCTAATATTGCAATAAGGAACTCGTGGGCATCCTGCTGTCTGTACCCTGCTAAGTGTTCTGCATGAATCCATATCAGGTGCAGTAACTTATAGGGAATGTGAGGAGTTCTGCTCCCAGAGTACATAGCATGAAAAAGTGAGGACATTTCACAGACAAGACACAAACTGGGgcttgtcattatacatttgtgcTTGTCAGAGAGGAAGAAATCTTTCAGTAGAGGAATATGGGTAAGCGCCTGGACAATACAATTCATAAAACAGGTGTTCCCAAGATTGATTAGCCCTCTCAGGCCTACAGTAtagactgatttttttctcctctttttcttggGTTTCACCAATTTTGGCTCTTGTTCCTTTGACTCACAAGTTGACTGCTTCTCTTCAACACCTGATGCCATACACTGTTGTTGAGAAACATCCGATGAGGTGGAAgttaataatttcaaaattttctcttttgtttctttggcaATCTGTTCTATGTCTTTGTCATATACATAATCCTTACACATAAAGCAATATATAACCCCATGATAGAGGTCTACAGCTAAATTGTGCTGCTTGGTTTCTGCATGTTTGTGAATATGTTTCTCAGTAAAGCAGCCAAAAAAGACACAGGAGAGACAAGAGTGGAGTCTGTTCATATGGgtactacatacatgacagatgcACGACTTTGCCTTACGTTTCCTAGTCTCCGGGGTCCCACTCCAAACGAAACGCTGGTAGATCAACCGCAGATTCTTCTGCCAGTTCTTGGCTACTTTAAAGCTCTCTACATGAGAGCAGCCTGTGGGACCCTGATCAAACTCCACCTCCAGAAGCCAGTCCCCTAAGccacctccatccccagagccgcCTAGGTCACCAGAACAGCTTCGCCGAGTCTGGGGCCTGGACCCTGGCCGGGATCTACGCCGAGATCTGGGCCAGGGCCGGGCCCGGGGCGGCGGCAGAGGGGGAGGATGGgctggaggcgggggtggggccgAAGGCACGGGCGGGCCTCGGAAGCGGACCCGGGGCTGGGGCCGAGGGCGGGGCTTGCGGAGAGGGCAAAGGGGCGAGGAGCTGCTGTGACAGCGAGGGGGGGTTGAAGGGAGCACCTTCTCATCGCcgctgccgcctccgccgccgccactgctCCACGTCAAGTTCTCCTCATGTGCAGGCTTAGGCTCTTGTAATGGCTCCAGCTTCATCTCCTCTGCTCCCAGGCCTGAATACGCTTTCGTCGCCcccaccgcctcctcctccatTTCCCCCGCCTTCTCAGCCACCTCCTCGGGCGaggctcctcctccacctcccgagCTCCCGTGGACCAGAGAGCCGGAGGGCAAGGAAGCTTCTCGAATTTGGGCCATCAGTTTACCGCCCGGCCTGACAAGAGAGGCGTCTGGAATCGAGTTGAGACTGTAGATCGAATGAGACAGGGATTTTTGTGAATGATCTGGCCAGCGTCATGGCCGCGGTACGCCATTAGCGTCCCCGGTACCCCTCCCACTGGCCCTTGAGCTCAGCCAGCAGCCGCTGCGGACTCCACCCACTCTACTCAATGGCTCCCGGAGCTGGTGCGGAGACCAAGCCGGTTACCTGGCTTGAACGCGATCGGATCGTGCTCCAAGTTgggggatgggaggtggggatgggaggtgggggtTGGAGGGCGGAGGATAGGGGACGAAaaaggtggggggcggggtacgGCCTGAGCTTTAGGGTAGAAAGAGATggaatcttctttaaaaaaaaggcgCCACCCTCTAGACTGCCTTTCCTGCGCCTAGCACAGCCTCGCTTTGGTACGGCTTCCTCTGACGTTCTTTCTTTTTATCCTAAAAACACTTGGGTcaacattttactttaaaaatggctgAAAGGGGGCCACCTATAGAAAATGGGCTCGGGGGAAGAGGGTGTCCCTCTGCTCCCACCTTACCTATGCTCCTGGGGCCGGGTGTGTTCCACACTTTGACCCTACTTCCAAGCGCACGGTCTTTCGGTCAGCCAGGCTCTTGCGCCCTCTCACGCTCTTTCGCGCTTGTGTTCCATCTCACACCTCGTTCCTTGCTTCTGCACCCTCATTCCTTACGATTCTTCCGAGAATTCGGACTCCTCGCGCCCTTCAAGCATTCGCCGCCCCTGCCTTCAGTCCTTAGCGACTGCCTGAGTCCCTGCCTTTTGCCGCCCCTGCCTCCGCAACGACCCCCAACCCCGCTGTTTGTTTAAAGGTCTGAGTTACCTTGGGCCCCAGGCGCGTGATACAGAACGTCAGCAGCTGCTGCTGTCCAGGCGCTCCTCAGCCAGCCTTCTCTCCTGACCTCTCCTCAGGGCTGGTCACAAGGGGGCCGccccctggcccctcccctctcGACGAGTGGCCCCCAGCCCCGGATTCTGCCCTCCTGCAGTGATGAATGGCACCGCTGTCCCGCGCAGACAAACCTCTTCCTGAAACAGATTCTACTGGAGGTAACCACAGCGACGGATTTTAGAGAAAGCTCCTGGAGTGGATGTTCTGGCCTCACCTGGCCCCAGGCCTGAGCTtcgcagaaaaaaaaatattcattggGAAGGGGCGGGAGGTTGCAGGGATGTCAACTCCCTTACGGTAATCCCTTAGGGACCCATCAGAATATGATCTCTGGGAGTTAAGTGGAGAGAGGAATTCTAGAGTGTGGGGAGGGGAAGCATAAGCAAGGGCTTCAGTCTCTGATAGGAGAGCTTAGggacttgctagctgtgtgagctCAGATAAAagacctaacctctctgagttgtGGCGTCTGTTAAACAAAATTGGAAATAATCCCAACCTGTTATGAACAGCAAATTATAGTGTATATAAAGGATTTTTATGGCAAGCTTCATTTTTCATAACCTCCCTTTCTCAGTCCCCACCTTAAAATCAGCCTATAGCACAATGCCGAATACGGGATACAGGAAAAGAACACTTCTGTCTTTGGAAGCTCTCTCAAAATTATCGCTCAGTTCATCAGATTGTCCCTCCTAAGCAATTCATGTACATGAGCAAGCATTCAACAAATGTACGTGAATCCCTTAACTGTGCTAGCTGCATTAGGTTGTACTGTGAGTACTCAGTAAAATGATTTGTGTCCTCCACAAGTTCAGAGCCCAGGagactttttccttccctttaacACATTCAGCATCTAAGGCTATAACCCCATGATACATGCTATCTCCAGAATTTGTTGCCCTTCCTGTCCAATCCCAAGAATATTCCTGCGTATCAGTAAGGATGTTTAATGCTACATTTAATCTCTCTGTGATAGTCATGTACCTCCTCTCTAAACCTCAGGATTAAGGTTCAGTTCTCTCAGGCTTGGGAGTGATATCTCCCAAAGAGATTCATTAATGTCTATGAATTTTCAGAGCACAGATAACATGATCTTGGAGAGAAGAACCACCATAACTGTCATGTAGCCCAGAGTGACTATAGGTTGAGAGTTTCAAATaagtctcctttaaaaaaatatatttatgggaACATTTACCTGGGAGACAAGAGAGTAATGCTCTTATACTTTTACATCATTACTAGTTATGTTAGTAATCTAAAGCAAGCTACACTTCATCTTTACAACTGTTTCCTGAGTAAGAAAAGAACTGGTTTCACCTGCTAGCAGTTCTTATCATAAACTCATGGCAACTTAACAGGAATCCCAATGATGTTTCCAATTCACAGATACTTGGCCCCCAAGTCAGCTAATGACCATAGAGCTGACTGGAAAGACCGCTGCCACTCTTGTAGTTCTAACTGCCACATCCGCACATCAGAGGGGAAGGGCTTACTGTTTTCAAGCTAGAATTTTAAGTTTCTCTGGATACAGCTAAGCTCTTGGTACAGGACCCTTGAGAAGGAGTCTTAAGAGATGTAACAGCCCACTCAAACCGAAGTGCATTAGTTTAGACAAACTtcagtttgtctttctctggagtTTTCAAAGgacttttagtaaaaaaaaaaaaaaaagaagaagaacaacaacaacaaggacAGCAGTGTTTTCCAAAACCGTGGAACTTGGACTTGTGTAAATATTAGATTTAGACATGGGAGTTAGACAGCTTGTACCAGAGTGTGGAGGAGCGCACACACAAGGTGGGGGTGAAGTGAGAGAAGCAGAAGTGTAGTCACCAGTGGGTGCCCAGGAGGACTTTGAGGGGAGGCAGGGTTAGAAGGGGAAAATGTCCTGCCCTCCTAATGGTGAGTGGGTGGTGGCACAAGGGAAAGCGGAGGCCCTTGTGGCCTGAGGAGCAGCCCCTTTTACCTCCCCTGCTTCTCCCCCTCCATCTGAATCACCCTTTGTCTTGTGTGTCCTTCTTTTGGCAGATAGAGTAGGGTAAGAGAGCTCAGTGGCCCTGGAAGTCCCAGCAGTGCCACTGCTACCTGAAAAGTAGCCAGTCATCACCCCCACATACTGGCCTGTTCCTCTCAGACCAAACCTTGTGATTCTGATCCACTCCTGACAGTAGAACCCTGAGGGCTACACCAGGGAGAGGGAGCAGATCCTCAGGAGTCCATGATGACTCTGAAATCACCCCAGAGGTCCCACCCCAACTGCGTTCCAGAGTCAGCTTTGGTCTGGATCAATCTACAAAGATCTGTTCTTTCTTCTGGTTTCCTCCTGTTTTATaccctcctccaggaggccttctCTGTTCCCCAGATCTGGAGGGGATCCCTCAGAGTACAGCAGTAAGTACAACATGACCTTTGTAAAGAAGATCCTCTTGAGTCCCTCAATTTGTACCCTGTCCCAGCCCCTCACCCTCTCCTAACCCTGTCCCTTTGTCAGCAAAACGAGATCTGCATGAAGAGACTGCCCACAAAGAAAGAAGGTATCCTATCGAAGTATAGCTGGAAAACATGTCCACATCTTAATCATGTAGAAGTATCTGGAGGGAAAGCTTTTTGGAATTGTAGACTAATTTATGAAGGAAAGGACTTTTTCCCCTAGGTAAATACATTTGCTCAGCCACAGCTAACAAAAGAGTTGCTCTTTTTGGGTTAGCAGACCTAGATGGAAATGCTGACTTGGTCATTTTTTAGCTGTGTAACTAACATGAGGCCCAATAATGTATGTTTCTAACAATTTACCAGCTAATGCTGGTGCTGAATGCTGATGATGCTAGTATTAGAACcagactttgagaaccactgctgtgggTTAATGTTAATGAACCACAAGTCAAGGCCATCTAGCCTTAGTAGCAGGAACCCTTTCTGATGTGACTGTTTTCCCACTCTATTTTCTCTTGGCTTCCTTTGTGGTTTTCTAACTGCAGCAGGTGCTAGGGGTGGTTTGAGGGTAGAGTGGAATAGGAAAGAGAGGGATCTGAAAAAGCCTGCTTCTGTACTCTTGGTGCTTCAGAATCTTTAAAACAAGCCCCCTGCAACCTCACACAGCATCTTTCTCCCATCCTGGGCCTCTTTTCCTCAATTCCCTCACTTCTCTAAGGCTAGCATTCCAAAAGGAAGACTCAGCCATTACCTGCCCATGACTAGGTCTGCAGGGAGAATGCTGTGGACTGGGTTCAGGTCTTTTGGGACCCACATTGCCTGCCAGCCTCTTGCCCTACTCCTCCACTAGATCCCttcttctgcttctttcttcCCTGTTCCCCAGTTCCTAGGTAATCTGcttccagccttcagaaggaACAGCCTCAGAAACCGCTGCTGTGAGTACTCTCCTGCTCACAGACCCAAGATGATTCCTGTGGCctcttggttttttaaaatggaaactgcCCAACTTAATTCTGATAACTACCTCCAAATAAGCCCAACCTCATCTTCACTTTCTTCCCTTCTTGACTCCAGTTCTTCAACCACAGAAACCTCTGTACCATCTCTGTCTATGAGATAATATGTATGAAAACACCTGGCATGGTCCTCCCAACCCTTTCCCTTCCTCACGGATTCTCATTTCAAAACATCTCCTAGCACAGACATTCACAAACTTTTGGCACTTTGGGTCCCTTTGGCAGCCTATGGCTCCCTTAAGAgaataatatttgtttttaataaatatgtaaagttCCCAAgattataacagaaatttattatacTGAAATACGGTTTGAAATTTTAATAGATACTGTGATTTTGATAATACATGCTCCTTTATTAACACATTAAATAGTAGTATCTAGTGATGGATATGATAACTGCCATAATTTCAAAGTAGGTATGAGCATAAATGATACTTTGAGAAATGTGAGACAAATGTAATGTGAAATGAACATCTTTATTGATGACTTTGTTACATGTACTAGTAATATTACTGTGATATCTTGCCTCGGTTCATAATTGAAGGACGTGCTCAATTTAAGTTAGAGATCGGTGAAAATAGACATAGGTCTTTTTCACATCCATATGTACAGACTTCTTTGAATTCCATATTCTGACTGCTCCAACTTCATAATGTCCTGATCACTTTTCTTAGTGGGAAAATGTATTACAAACCATCCATTAATTGCATATTATGTGCTCTTCTCTCtacacccattaaaatgtatcCTATCACTTGTGCAAGGTAGGCATTGCTATCCACACCTTATAGCTGGGAAAACAGAGGGATCATTTCACattaacccaaggtcacaaatgAAAATGAGCTGTACTGGCCTTGGAGCCTCCAGAACTTTTGACGTAGTGTTATATTCTATCTCCCAATCATTTATTTGCTTTGGCTTTTTGTATAGCAGAATGTAATTGGAACCTGTGGCTCAGTTCACTATGTTTCCACACAATTCTAGGTAAATTACTGAGTGTTTGTGTAAGGGAGTCAAGACACCTCATTCACTGAAGAAGCCAACAGACCACATGTCCCAGTAAGGGAGGGATGAGGCTGTTGGACCTATAACTGGAGGAACTCCTCAGGTCTGACTATGcagagactctgaaaaagagccttgcctggggcctcagcagaaGGGCATGAATGTGGAGTCAATATTGAGTATTGAGACAGTACACACTGTTAaccataactttttaaaatactggaaTGATTCCATGCTGGTAAGTGTATATAATAGTACTTGTGAGAAGTGGCATTGATATGAATTTTCACATAAATCATTAGATGTCATGCTGACCTCTACTAAATGGGCATCCTACTGCAGTGACATCTGAGAAACATCAGAGGCACTTACTGACTGCAGGTTTGTCCTATCTCGTGGTAGCCAGTGCAGTTGTGTTTTCCATTATTTATGAAAGACTCAGGCTTTAGAAGAAGTCACTACTTCACCATTATCCTTAAGTTACGTAATTGGTACTGCTACTGAATACAAAGGtctttatgttgattttttttcttattggttattgtttttgttaaagTTGTCAGTGGGCCAATATTTTGATATCTAAAATTTtaagattttgaaataaaaaagcaaaactatgcaGAATCATGAGAATACCAATTCTGGATAATTATCTCAACTTTTATGTTAATTAGAGCAATGGACCTCCAAATCtctgggaaaataaaagagatataCTAATAAAAATGAATTGCCTGGCCCATCTCATAGCattgtgggggaaaaaagcagtATATCTCTCCATTTGGAAAATGTAAGAATCTGTGAAAAATAAGACAGTGTATATATCTGACATAAAAATCCACGTGATTATTTAAATTTGGAAGCAGTGGTTTATTTTATATGGTagtattttt from Vicugna pacos chromosome X, VicPac4, whole genome shotgun sequence carries:
- the USP51 gene encoding ubiquitin carboxyl-terminal hydrolase 51, whose protein sequence is MAQIREASLPSGSLVHGSSGGGGGASPEEVAEKAGEMEEEAVGATKAYSGLGAEEMKLEPLQEPKPAHEENLTWSSGGGGGGSGDEKVLPSTPPRCHSSSSPLCPLRKPRPRPQPRVRFRGPPVPSAPPPPPAHPPPLPPPRARPWPRSRRRSRPGSRPQTRRSCSGDLGGSGDGGGLGDWLLEVEFDQGPTGCSHVESFKVAKNWQKNLRLIYQRFVWSGTPETRKRKAKSCICHVCSTHMNRLHSCLSCVFFGCFTEKHIHKHAETKQHNLAVDLYHGVIYCFMCKDYVYDKDIEQIAKETKEKILKLLTSTSSDVSQQQCMASGVEEKQSTCESKEQEPKLVKPKKKRRKKSVYTVGLRGLINLGNTCFMNCIVQALTHIPLLKDFFLSDKHKCIMTSPSLCLVCEMSSLFHAMYSGSRTPHIPYKLLHLIWIHAEHLAGYRQQDAHEFLIAILDVLHRHSKDDSVGQEANNPNCCNCIIDQIFTGGLQSDVTCQVCHTVSTTIDPCWDISLDLPGSCATFSSQSPERVDSTVSRDDHIPGIPSLTDCLQWFTRPEHLGSSAKIKCSSCQSYQESTKQLTMKKLPIVACFHLKRFEHVGKQRRKINTFISFPLELDMTPFLASTKESRMKEGQPSTDHASIENKYSLFAVINHHGTLESGHYTSFIRQQKDQWFSCDDAVITKATIEDLLYSEGYLLFYHKQGLEKD